One genomic window of Osmia bicornis bicornis chromosome 5, iOsmBic2.1, whole genome shotgun sequence includes the following:
- the LOC114882503 gene encoding uncharacterized protein LOC114882503 isoform X1, which translates to MVFANQSEVEGLIACKMKNILAVLMLAAIAKGSPVWGDFQVGQWNRGYQPPGQWYSPSGPSFVPPGQGFLPPGHSRTPPGHQHIPPGHMYLKPCQMLEQLLNLQANQPSNSLDKSCNVGWICQNPETDDMTITTIDGTQIIIGRQQQPNNWPNQNGIQSNNKNPMNDDPSQGRADNANLPNENSTPSVNNPTIPQTDNESSRREGGEGLIDIRIGDN; encoded by the exons ATGGTGTTTGCTAATCAGAGTGAAGTCGAAGGCCTGATTGCGTGT AAGATGAAGAATATTCTCGCCGTTTTGATGTTAGCGGCCATTGCCAAAGGTAGTCCCGTCTGGGGAGACTTCCAGGTGGGACAGTGGAACAGAGGGTATCAACCACCTGGACAGTGGTATTCTCCATCAGGACCTTCGTTCGTACCACCAGGACAAGGGTTTCTACCTCCAGGACATTCACGTACACCTCCAGGACATCAGCACATACCACCAGGGCACATGTACTTAAAACCGTGTCAGATGTTAGAACAATTGCTCAATCTTCAAGCAAACCAACCAAGTAACTCTCTGGACAAAAGCTGCAACGTTGGATGGATTTGTCAGAATCCAGAAACAGATGACATG ACTATCACTACCATCGATGGAACCCAGATAATAATCGGCAGGCAACAGCAGCCGAATAATTGGCCAAATCAAAATGGAATTCAAAGCAATAATAAGAATCCCATGAATGATGATCCTAGTCAAGGAAGAGCTGATAACGCGAACTTACCTAATGAAAATTCTACTCCCTCTGTAAATAATCCTACTATTCCACAGACTGACAATGAATCATCCCGTCGAGAAGGAGGAGAAGGACTCATTGATATAAGAATAGGAGACAACTAA
- the LOC114882446 gene encoding uncharacterized protein LOC114882446 isoform X2 → MKHKMITTFQLLLCLILILNGGISTCKPLSSEDVESLLPPTPRDKNETIAAVVQDPVVQDAVQKAASNGSLNGLVVKKNVFIMPASNPNMILSKREHILVVPTENLEDVRKNITETKQTEAATETSSPESEMSIESDADEYMPEEIESGPQQNMDLQSSPEGNPSQSMSTNEKLKSKTEFLEDAISHDIPLPEDQPKKVPVPIIAVIDPSKAEKGKVNSPIVAILPNQMDNDVLKNQVQFLNDNNDVIQKKAQNYIDQSSLTIVPDYRKSSTPSEITLDLSSIQETVPVPVSSWSFQQEDSLKPITMSRWEMIVPAYQDDNMDYSREKDHDTTIIRNEED, encoded by the exons ATGAAGCATAAAATG ATCACCACGTTTCAACTTCTTCTCTGCTTAATCCTGATACTTAATGGAGGAATCTCAACTTGCAAACCATTAAGTTCAGAAGATGTGGAAAGTTTATTGCCACCGACTCCACGAGATAAGAATGAAACGATTGCTGCAGTAGTCCAGGATCCTGTTGTTCAGGATGCAGTGCAAAAGGCAGCCAGCAACGGGTCATTAAATGGTCTCGTGGTTAAAAAGAACGTTTTCATAATGCCAGCTAGCAATCCCAACATG ATACTCTCAAAACGAGAACATATTCTTGTCGTTCCTACGGAAAATTTGGAGGACGtgagaaaaaatattacagaGACTAAACAAACAGAAGCAGCCACGGAGACTTCTTCACCTGAAAGTGAAATGTCCATCGAAAGCGATGCTGATGAATACATGCCCGAG GAAATAGAAAGTGGACCTCAACAAAATATGGACTTGCAATCTTCTCCTGAAGGGAATCCAAGCCAATCAATGTCAACaaatgagaaattaaaaagcaaaaccGAATTCTTAGAAGATGCAATTAGTCATGATATCCCGTTACCGGAAGATCAGCCAAAAAAAGTACCTGTACCCATAATTGCGGTCATTGACCCTTCAAAAGCAGAGAAGGGCAAGGTGAACAGTCCCATTGTGGCCATTTTACCAAATCAGATGGACAACGACGTCCTGAAAAATCAGGTTCAGTTCCTGAACGACAATAACGATGTTATTCAAAAGAAGGCTCAGAATTATATTGATCAAAGTTCGTTGACGATTGTTCCTGATTACCGGAAGTCATCAACTCCTTCAGAG ATCACGCTTGATTTATCCTCGATCCAGGAAACCGTTCCAGTACCGGTGTCTTCATGGTCGTTCCAGCAGGAAGATTCTCTGAAACCAATAACGATGTCAAGATGGGAGATGATAGTTCCAGCCTATCAGGATGACAACATGGATTATTCTAGAGAAAAAG ACCACGATACGACAATTATTAGAAACGAAGAGGATTAA
- the LOC114882503 gene encoding uncharacterized protein LOC114882503 isoform X3 yields MKNILAVLMLAAIAKGSPVWGDFQVGQWNRGYQPPGQWYSPSGPSFVPPGQGFLPPGHSRTPPGHQHIPPGHMYLKPCQMLEQLLNLQANQPSNSLDKSCNVGWICQNPETDDMTITTIDGTQIIIGRQQQPNNWPNQNGIQSNNKNPMNDDPSQGRADNANLPNENSTPSVNNPTIPQTDNESSRREGGEGLIDIRIGDN; encoded by the exons ATGAAGAATATTCTCGCCGTTTTGATGTTAGCGGCCATTGCCAAAGGTAGTCCCGTCTGGGGAGACTTCCAGGTGGGACAGTGGAACAGAGGGTATCAACCACCTGGACAGTGGTATTCTCCATCAGGACCTTCGTTCGTACCACCAGGACAAGGGTTTCTACCTCCAGGACATTCACGTACACCTCCAGGACATCAGCACATACCACCAGGGCACATGTACTTAAAACCGTGTCAGATGTTAGAACAATTGCTCAATCTTCAAGCAAACCAACCAAGTAACTCTCTGGACAAAAGCTGCAACGTTGGATGGATTTGTCAGAATCCAGAAACAGATGACATG ACTATCACTACCATCGATGGAACCCAGATAATAATCGGCAGGCAACAGCAGCCGAATAATTGGCCAAATCAAAATGGAATTCAAAGCAATAATAAGAATCCCATGAATGATGATCCTAGTCAAGGAAGAGCTGATAACGCGAACTTACCTAATGAAAATTCTACTCCCTCTGTAAATAATCCTACTATTCCACAGACTGACAATGAATCATCCCGTCGAGAAGGAGGAGAAGGACTCATTGATATAAGAATAGGAGACAACTAA
- the LOC114882540 gene encoding uncharacterized protein LOC114882540 produces MVQPLTIKSPADSSNFSELVEMKENEKIQNRQKSRRKSVVVHSISLIVLHVLDTLLLIVLLPFMIWQWVSASSRFKLVLKAVIEVTLELLMWVIFAGVSILMTTAFVLDDAYFRNNDQEKLTQLIKTQNVSTSSQDNGARILET; encoded by the exons ATGGTTCAACCATTAACCATTAAAAGCCCAGCGGACAGTAGCAATTTCAGTGAGCTGgttgaaatgaaagaaaatgaaaaaatacaaaacag ACAGAAGTCACGTAGGAAATCAGTAGTGGTGCATTCCATATCGTTGATCGTGTTGCATGTGCTGGATACGCTTCTTCTGATAGTTCTTTTACCATTTATGATCTGGCAATGGGTATCTGCTAGCAGTCGTTTCAAACTCGTTCTGAAAGCCGTTATAGAA GTCACATTAGAGCTGCTCATGTGGGTAATCTTCGCCGGAGTGTCCATTCTAATGACCACTGCGTTCGTCCTGGACGACGCGTATTTTCGAAATAACGACCAGGAGAAATTGACGCAATTAATAAAAACGCAAAACGTATCTACCTCTAGTCAGGATAACGGCGCACGAATTTTAGAAACGTAG
- the LOC114882446 gene encoding uncharacterized protein LOC114882446 isoform X1 — translation MKHKMITTFQLLLCLILILNGGISTCKPLSSEDVESLLPPTPRDKNETIAAVVQDPVVQDAVQKAASNGSLNGLVVKKNVFIMPASNPNMILSKREHILVVPTENLEDVRKNITETKQTEAATETSSPESEMSIESDADEYMPEEIESGPQQNMDLQSSPEGNPSQSMSTNEKLKSKTEFLEDAISHDIPLPEDQPKKVPVPIIAVIDPSKAEKGKVNSPIVAILPNQMDNDVLKNQVQFLNDNNDVIQKKAQNYIDQSSLTIVPDYRKSSTPSEITLDLSSIQETVPVPVSSWSFQQEDSLKPITMSRWEMIVPAYQDDNMDYSREKGDMDVAEDIVFRPLFRYRQQMQQRSKYYDESNRRYGGYSNNYPRRAYFYRPRYDNY, via the exons ATGAAGCATAAAATG ATCACCACGTTTCAACTTCTTCTCTGCTTAATCCTGATACTTAATGGAGGAATCTCAACTTGCAAACCATTAAGTTCAGAAGATGTGGAAAGTTTATTGCCACCGACTCCACGAGATAAGAATGAAACGATTGCTGCAGTAGTCCAGGATCCTGTTGTTCAGGATGCAGTGCAAAAGGCAGCCAGCAACGGGTCATTAAATGGTCTCGTGGTTAAAAAGAACGTTTTCATAATGCCAGCTAGCAATCCCAACATG ATACTCTCAAAACGAGAACATATTCTTGTCGTTCCTACGGAAAATTTGGAGGACGtgagaaaaaatattacagaGACTAAACAAACAGAAGCAGCCACGGAGACTTCTTCACCTGAAAGTGAAATGTCCATCGAAAGCGATGCTGATGAATACATGCCCGAG GAAATAGAAAGTGGACCTCAACAAAATATGGACTTGCAATCTTCTCCTGAAGGGAATCCAAGCCAATCAATGTCAACaaatgagaaattaaaaagcaaaaccGAATTCTTAGAAGATGCAATTAGTCATGATATCCCGTTACCGGAAGATCAGCCAAAAAAAGTACCTGTACCCATAATTGCGGTCATTGACCCTTCAAAAGCAGAGAAGGGCAAGGTGAACAGTCCCATTGTGGCCATTTTACCAAATCAGATGGACAACGACGTCCTGAAAAATCAGGTTCAGTTCCTGAACGACAATAACGATGTTATTCAAAAGAAGGCTCAGAATTATATTGATCAAAGTTCGTTGACGATTGTTCCTGATTACCGGAAGTCATCAACTCCTTCAGAG ATCACGCTTGATTTATCCTCGATCCAGGAAACCGTTCCAGTACCGGTGTCTTCATGGTCGTTCCAGCAGGAAGATTCTCTGAAACCAATAACGATGTCAAGATGGGAGATGATAGTTCCAGCCTATCAGGATGACAACATGGATTATTCTAGAGAAAAAGGTGACATGGATGTAGCTGAAGACATTGTTTTTAGACCTTTGTTTAGATATCGACAACAAATGCAGCAGCGGTCTAAATACTATGATGAAAGCAATCGACGATACGGTGGTTATTCCAACAATTATCCGAGACGCGCTTATTTTTACAGACCACGATACGACAATTATTAG
- the LOC114882503 gene encoding uncharacterized protein LOC114882503 isoform X2, producing MVFANQSEVEGLIACMKNILAVLMLAAIAKGSPVWGDFQVGQWNRGYQPPGQWYSPSGPSFVPPGQGFLPPGHSRTPPGHQHIPPGHMYLKPCQMLEQLLNLQANQPSNSLDKSCNVGWICQNPETDDMTITTIDGTQIIIGRQQQPNNWPNQNGIQSNNKNPMNDDPSQGRADNANLPNENSTPSVNNPTIPQTDNESSRREGGEGLIDIRIGDN from the exons ATGGTGTTTGCTAATCAGAGTGAAGTCGAAGGCCTGATTGCGTGT ATGAAGAATATTCTCGCCGTTTTGATGTTAGCGGCCATTGCCAAAGGTAGTCCCGTCTGGGGAGACTTCCAGGTGGGACAGTGGAACAGAGGGTATCAACCACCTGGACAGTGGTATTCTCCATCAGGACCTTCGTTCGTACCACCAGGACAAGGGTTTCTACCTCCAGGACATTCACGTACACCTCCAGGACATCAGCACATACCACCAGGGCACATGTACTTAAAACCGTGTCAGATGTTAGAACAATTGCTCAATCTTCAAGCAAACCAACCAAGTAACTCTCTGGACAAAAGCTGCAACGTTGGATGGATTTGTCAGAATCCAGAAACAGATGACATG ACTATCACTACCATCGATGGAACCCAGATAATAATCGGCAGGCAACAGCAGCCGAATAATTGGCCAAATCAAAATGGAATTCAAAGCAATAATAAGAATCCCATGAATGATGATCCTAGTCAAGGAAGAGCTGATAACGCGAACTTACCTAATGAAAATTCTACTCCCTCTGTAAATAATCCTACTATTCCACAGACTGACAATGAATCATCCCGTCGAGAAGGAGGAGAAGGACTCATTGATATAAGAATAGGAGACAACTAA
- the LOC114882521 gene encoding uncharacterized protein LOC114882521 → MWTLRTACLLITLTMVASQKYFHRPVNDLSTGERFLSDLHVVTREAQESALLQKKTMVDAMTAVSKATFGVLEDLKRSNSGIVSTLVDIEMAKLEAIKATKRVLLNMLASQIASLMEEISNEDIIELVQSPPFNYLVDLLLPLLSGSSKMMDTVNINSIRAQQNPETAATREYSSRDSTSSMQHPSSTTSFPLSRESPSLQSVKNVSKL, encoded by the exons ATGTGGACATTAAGGACAGCTTGCCTCTTA ATCACCTTGACGATGGTGGCGTCTCAAAAGTACTTCCACAGACCCGTAAACGATCTCTCTACTGGAGAAAGATTTCTTAGCGACTTGCACGTGGTTACACGCGAAGCGCAGGAATCTGCATTGTTGCAAAAGAAGACTATGGTAGATGCCATGACGGCGGTGTCCAAAGCGACGTTCGGTGTCCTCGAGGACCTGAAGAGATCTAACAGTGGAATAGTGAGCACGTTGGTAGACATTGAAATGGCGAAATTGGAGGCAATCAAAGCGACAAAGCGCGTCTTGCTGAACATGTTAGCCAGCCAaatcgcgtccctgatggagGAAATCAGTAACGAGGACATCATTGAATTAGTACAATCACCACCCTTCAATTACTTGGTGGACCTACTATTGCCTCTTCTATCCGGCAGTTCCAAAATGATGGATACAGTGAATATTAATAGCATTCGAGCGCAACAAAATCCGGAAACAGCTGCAACACGTGAATATTCATCGAGAGATTCTACGTCGTCGATGCAACATCCTTCTTCTACGACCTCGTTTCCATTGTCTCGCGAATCGCCATCCTTGCAATCTGTGAAAAACGTTTCGAAATTATAg
- the LOC114882489 gene encoding uncharacterized protein LOC114882489 encodes MWTVLVLICFISSFDIGATKDQLHPQSYIEHPDSTETRLRKLEDPSIRFPRRFRENSRTRRLHIENQTGFDGKVEKIHINSEEDLPGIRAYGLQKKNLMNNGYIERKIEKEIKEDLNDASRVTRSVEAYGKSKDHLETNGKIERIQSPISPRATSESGNRVSRSIATGSKGEPDDLEAQDAKIFRPLFVYRQQQAKKQHRAKNRFLQMNQNSFYNRRPFF; translated from the exons ATGTGGACTGTACTCGTG CTTATCTGTTTCATATCGTCGTTCGATATCGGCGCTACAAAGGATCAATTACATCCACAATCTTACATAGAACACCCAGACTCTACTGAAACAAGATTAAGGAAGCTAGAGGATCCATCGATTAGATTTCCCAGAAGATTCAGGGAGAACAGTCGCACGAGGCGATTGCACATTGAAAATCAAACTGGATTCGATGGAAAGGTAGAGAAGATTCATATCAATTCTGAGGAAGACCTTCCTGGAATACGCGCCTATGGATTGCAGAAGAAGAACCTAATGAATAACGGGTACATCGAGAGGAAGATAGAAAAAGAGATTAAAGAAGATCTTAACGATGCTTCTAGAGTAACTCGTTCG GTGGAGGCGTACGGAAAATCCAAAGATCACCTTGAGACcaatggaaaaattgaaagaatacAGTCTCCTATATCACCTCGAGCAACAAGCGAATCAGGAAATAGAGTATCCAGATCCATAGCAACGGGAAGCAAAGGAGAACCGGATGACCTGGAAGCCCAAGACGCGAAAATCTTCAGACCGTTGTTCGTGTACAGACAGCAACAGGCGAAGAAGCAACATCGTGCGAAGAATCGTTTCTTGCAGATGAACCAGAATTCTTTCTACAATCGACGTCCATTCTTCTGA
- the LOC114882479 gene encoding uncharacterized protein LOC114882479: protein MVSSVLLFNLILLLKIILQTECKSLETTPQSSDVTDIDTEFLMHIISNINDTELNTTKNEVNSTINLGEPFELTIETRPKREPSAMNAVNSTDTNQTSSRLEETLQEMFLEPWGRIRRDADDAQDQNSDETAQDGNSNESAQTKNSDEGQSDYNDTDEDNDPSHESSIQLEHDGTSSMQEEVREKRNGESGESLEEGTTLPSLHQVNLSKDN from the coding sequence atggtgtCTTCGGTGCTTCTTTTCAACTTGATTTTGTTATTGAAGATTATATTGCAAACTGAATGCAAAAGTTTGGAAACAACACCGCAGTCTTCAGATGTCACTGATATTGATACCGAATTTCTTATGCACATAATAAGCAACATTAATGATACAGAATTAAATACTACTAAAAATGAAGTAAATTCAACAATTAATTTGGGAGAACCTTTTGAATTAACAATAGAGACACGTCCCAAACGTGAGCCTTCTGCAATGAACGCTGTGAATTCTACAGATACCAATCAGACATCAAGCAGACTTGAAGAGACACTTCAAGAAATGTTTCTTGAACCCTGGGGTCGTATTAGAAGAGATGCTGATGATGCTCAAGATCAAAATTCAGATGAAACTGCTCAAGATGGAAATTCTAATGAATCTGCTCAAACTAAAAATTCAGACGAAGGTCAAAGCGATTATAATGACACTGATGAAGATAATGACCCATCACACGAGTCCTCTATACAACTGGAACATGATGGAACGAGTTCAATGCAGGAGGAGGTtcgtgaaaaaagaaatggagaATCAGGAGAATCTTTAGAAGAAG